In Vicingaceae bacterium, the following proteins share a genomic window:
- the gcdH gene encoding acyl-CoA dehydrogenase, whose translation MAEDRYRHHDYYLLDDLLTEEQKLIRETVRNWLKKEVSPIIEDYAQRAEFPRQIIKGLAEVGAFGPYIPQEYGGAGLDQISYGIIMQELERVDSGVRSCASVQSSLVMYPIWKYGTEEQRKKYLPRLASGEMIGCFGLTEPDHGSNPAGMTTHFEDKGDYYLLNGAKMWITNAPIADIAVVWAKDENGRIHGLIVERGMEGFSTPETKNKWSLRASATGELLFNNVKVPKENLLPGKSGLGAPLSCLDSARFGIAWGAIGAALDCYDIALRYAKERIQFDVPIASFQLTQKKLAEMITEITKAQLLAWRLGVLRNEGRATSAQISMAKRNNVYIALNIAREARQILGGMGIVGEYSIMRHMMNLESVITYEGTHDIHLLITGYDITGIPAFRNDGSQFEKKN comes from the coding sequence ATGGCAGAAGACAGATACCGTCATCATGATTATTATTTGTTGGATGACTTATTGACCGAGGAGCAGAAATTAATCAGGGAGACAGTCAGGAATTGGCTGAAAAAAGAAGTAAGCCCGATAATTGAAGATTATGCACAAAGGGCTGAATTTCCACGTCAAATTATCAAAGGACTTGCAGAAGTGGGAGCGTTTGGGCCATATATTCCTCAGGAATATGGTGGTGCCGGTCTTGATCAAATTTCTTACGGGATCATCATGCAAGAATTGGAACGGGTCGATTCGGGAGTAAGAAGCTGTGCTTCCGTGCAAAGCTCATTGGTGATGTATCCTATTTGGAAATATGGCACAGAAGAACAAAGAAAAAAATATTTGCCAAGATTGGCGTCCGGAGAGATGATAGGATGTTTTGGTCTTACGGAGCCCGATCATGGATCAAATCCTGCCGGCATGACCACTCATTTTGAGGATAAAGGGGATTACTATCTGCTCAATGGTGCCAAAATGTGGATAACCAATGCACCCATTGCAGATATAGCCGTAGTATGGGCAAAAGACGAAAATGGCAGAATTCACGGATTGATAGTAGAAAGAGGAATGGAAGGTTTCTCTACACCCGAGACCAAAAACAAATGGTCATTAAGGGCTTCTGCTACGGGAGAATTATTGTTTAACAATGTGAAAGTTCCCAAAGAAAATTTACTTCCCGGAAAATCCGGATTAGGAGCCCCTCTTTCCTGTCTTGATTCGGCCCGGTTTGGTATTGCATGGGGAGCCATAGGAGCGGCATTGGATTGTTACGACATAGCTTTGCGTTATGCCAAAGAACGCATACAGTTTGACGTGCCCATAGCTTCTTTTCAATTGACTCAAAAGAAATTGGCTGAAATGATTACTGAAATTACAAAAGCCCAATTGTTGGCATGGCGCCTGGGCGTATTGCGCAATGAGGGGCGGGCTACTTCGGCACAGATATCCATGGCAAAACGCAACAATGTGTATATAGCATTGAACATTGCACGTGAAGCACGGCAAATATTGGGAGGTATGGGCATTGTTGGAGAGTATTCAATCATGCGTCACATGATGAATCTCGAATCTGTCATAACTTATGAAGGAACACATGACATTCATTTGTTAATAACGGGCTATGATATAACGGGAATACCGGCATTCAGAAACGATGGCAGTCAGTTTGAAAAGAAAAATTAG
- a CDS encoding oligoendopeptidase F, which yields MEEVNILETKRQRHFLPSDFKVESWEKVKPYYEELLNRKISSGKELEQWILDRNELEAVLQEDLAWRYIKMSIDTTNKQYVESFHFYIENISPNASIYEHKLNLKLYDSAHINSLDQSKYYIYLREIKKDIEIFREENIPLQTEISKKSREYGSITGAMTIEWEGKTLTLQQAAKFLKSPDRGVRKAVYEKIVDRRLQDKEKLEELFDELIGLRHRVALNAGFDNYRDYMFKAMGRFDYTPQDCFLFHKAIEDHIVPLVQYFDKERKGLLGYESLKPYDTDVDPEGLEPLKPFETAEELIEKTIRCFSRLDEYFANCIATMDKMGHLDLESRVGKAPGGFNYPLYETGVPFIFMNAVGTHRDLVTMVHEGGHAVHSFLTAHYPVNFFKSVPSEVAELASMGMEMLSMSHWDVFYPDKSDYRRAQKDQLQGVIKTLPWVATIDAFQHWIYTHPGHTRTERKKYWEELMKRFGSSEVDWTGYDEALQYLWHKQLHLYEVPFYYIEYGMAQLGAIALWINFLKNPALAIEKYKKALSLGYTRPIGDIYNTAGIRFDFKSSYVEGLANAVKEKYEQLN from the coding sequence ATGGAAGAAGTCAATATATTGGAAACAAAACGGCAACGTCATTTCTTACCTTCGGATTTTAAAGTTGAGAGTTGGGAAAAAGTTAAACCTTATTATGAAGAGTTGTTAAACAGGAAAATCTCATCGGGAAAGGAATTGGAGCAATGGATTCTAGACAGAAACGAGCTTGAAGCAGTATTGCAGGAAGATCTTGCATGGAGATACATAAAGATGAGTATCGACACAACCAATAAACAATATGTAGAAAGTTTTCATTTTTATATTGAAAATATTTCCCCAAATGCTTCTATTTACGAACACAAATTAAATTTAAAGTTGTATGATTCCGCTCACATCAATAGTTTGGATCAGTCAAAATACTACATTTATCTGAGAGAAATCAAGAAAGACATAGAAATTTTCCGTGAAGAAAATATTCCACTACAAACCGAAATCTCAAAGAAAAGCCGTGAATACGGTTCCATTACCGGAGCGATGACTATAGAGTGGGAAGGAAAAACTTTAACACTGCAACAAGCGGCAAAATTTCTTAAATCTCCTGACCGGGGTGTCAGAAAGGCAGTTTACGAAAAAATTGTTGACAGAAGGTTGCAAGACAAAGAGAAGTTGGAAGAGTTATTTGACGAGCTCATCGGTTTGAGACACCGTGTTGCCTTGAACGCCGGATTTGACAATTACCGCGATTACATGTTTAAAGCAATGGGACGGTTTGATTACACTCCCCAGGATTGCTTTTTATTTCACAAAGCCATTGAAGATCACATTGTACCATTGGTGCAATATTTTGATAAAGAAAGAAAAGGATTGTTGGGATATGAAAGTTTAAAACCTTACGACACGGATGTGGATCCTGAAGGATTGGAACCGTTGAAACCATTTGAAACGGCCGAAGAGTTGATTGAGAAAACCATACGTTGTTTTTCACGTTTGGATGAATATTTTGCCAACTGCATTGCTACGATGGACAAAATGGGTCATCTTGACCTCGAATCTCGTGTAGGGAAAGCCCCCGGCGGGTTTAATTATCCATTATACGAAACCGGTGTGCCCTTTATATTTATGAATGCTGTTGGCACTCACCGCGACTTGGTAACTATGGTTCATGAAGGAGGGCATGCTGTTCATTCTTTTTTGACGGCACATTATCCGGTTAATTTTTTCAAAAGTGTTCCCTCCGAAGTGGCTGAGCTTGCTTCTATGGGAATGGAAATGTTGTCAATGAGTCATTGGGATGTTTTTTATCCCGACAAATCAGATTATCGACGAGCCCAAAAAGACCAACTTCAAGGAGTAATCAAAACATTGCCATGGGTCGCCACCATAGATGCCTTTCAACATTGGATCTATACCCATCCCGGGCACACAAGAACCGAAAGAAAAAAATATTGGGAAGAATTGATGAAAAGATTTGGCAGTAGTGAGGTGGATTGGACAGGATATGACGAGGCCTTGCAATATCTTTGGCATAAGCAATTACATCTTTATGAAGTGCCTTTTTATTACATAGAATATGGAATGGCCCAATTGGGCGCTATTGCTCTATGGATAAATTTTTTAAAAAACCCGGCGCTTGCCATTGAAAAATATAAAAAGGCATTGTCGTTGGGATATACCCGTCCGATCGGCGATATTTACAATACTGCAGGAATCCGGTTTGATTTCAAATCTTCCTACGTGGAAGGACTTGCCAATGCCGTGAAAGAAAAATATGAACAATTAAATTAA
- a CDS encoding MFS transporter has product MQTISVNKKIIRSWIFYDWANSVYALVITTAIFPVFYENITRTTLPDGATSDLITLFGITFHNTSLISYVSSAIFLTVALLIPLLSGIADVLGKRKLFLQFFCYLGSISCMALYFFNTSHLFWSLLIYFFAGIGFWGSLVFYNSFLPLIVPPRLHDRVSAAGYAMGYVGSAILLILCLVLISVLDVDPRWSFVLTGLWWMAFAQITFRNLPPEPSHKTDGMKHILVKGWKELLQVFRNIRQSIEFTRFLSAFFVYSTAVQTIMLLAVFFGTKEIDWPDENAAQSGLIISVLIIQFIAIPGSILAGRLAEKTGNYLTITLILVLWLMICIYAYFIHTPLQFYITAASVGCVMGAIQSMSRSTYSKLIRSTDTASYFSFYDITEKIAIVIGTFLFGWVEDLTGSMRLSVIVLSVLFFISILMMLRLLLHMKNKC; this is encoded by the coding sequence ATGCAAACCATAAGTGTCAATAAAAAAATAATACGTTCTTGGATTTTTTACGACTGGGCAAATTCTGTATACGCCTTAGTCATTACTACAGCCATTTTTCCGGTTTTTTATGAAAATATTACAAGAACAACCCTACCGGATGGGGCAACAAGTGATTTGATTACGTTGTTTGGAATAACTTTTCACAACACCTCTTTGATATCTTATGTAAGTTCAGCCATTTTTCTGACCGTGGCGTTGTTGATTCCATTGTTATCGGGGATTGCCGATGTATTGGGTAAAAGAAAGTTGTTTCTGCAGTTTTTTTGTTATCTGGGTAGCATATCATGTATGGCATTATACTTTTTCAATACTTCACATTTGTTTTGGTCTCTTTTGATTTATTTTTTTGCCGGTATTGGCTTTTGGGGCAGCTTAGTTTTCTACAATAGTTTTCTTCCATTGATTGTCCCACCAAGGCTACATGACAGGGTAAGCGCCGCAGGATACGCCATGGGTTATGTTGGCAGTGCTATTTTATTAATTCTTTGTTTGGTTCTAATCAGCGTTTTGGATGTGGATCCGAGATGGTCATTTGTATTGACAGGTCTTTGGTGGATGGCTTTTGCTCAAATTACTTTCAGAAACTTGCCCCCCGAACCATCTCATAAAACAGATGGAATGAAGCACATACTTGTCAAAGGCTGGAAGGAATTATTGCAGGTATTCCGAAATATACGTCAATCCATTGAATTCACCCGTTTTCTTTCAGCTTTTTTTGTCTATAGCACAGCCGTACAAACCATCATGTTGCTTGCGGTTTTTTTTGGAACCAAAGAAATCGATTGGCCCGATGAAAATGCAGCGCAATCCGGACTTATCATCAGTGTATTGATCATTCAATTTATTGCCATTCCGGGTTCAATTTTGGCCGGACGCTTGGCCGAAAAAACCGGAAATTATCTGACCATTACCCTCATTTTGGTGCTGTGGTTGATGATTTGCATCTACGCATATTTTATTCATACACCTCTTCAATTTTATATTACAGCCGCATCTGTGGGATGCGTCATGGGAGCCATACAATCCATGAGCCGCTCTACTTATTCCAAATTAATCCGATCAACCGACACGGCATCATATTTTTCTTTTTATGATATCACCGAAAAAATTGCCATTGTGATAGGTACATTCCTTTTCGGCTGGGTAGAAGACCTAACAGGCAGCATGCGTCTTTCGGTGATAGTTTTATCCGTTTTATTTTTTATTTCCATATTAATGATGCTTCGATTACTTTTGCACATGAAAAATAAATGCTAA
- a CDS encoding macrolide ABC transporter ATP-binding protein, which translates to MNPEIVIELNKIRKSFKMGREWLEVLKGIDLKVFRNEYVALMGPSGSGKSTLMNILGCLDTPTSGEYFLNGKNVSRLDDDQLAAIRNKEIGFIFQTFNLMPRLTALENVALPLIYAGISKEERTRRAQEMLELVGLADRMNHKPNELSGGQRQRVAIARALVNNPSILLADEPTGNLDSKTSYEIMELFDDIHLQGNTIILVTHEEDIAEHAKRIIKLKDGVILEDTVKIKN; encoded by the coding sequence ATGAACCCTGAAATAGTTATAGAGCTTAATAAAATACGCAAGTCCTTTAAAATGGGACGTGAATGGCTTGAGGTGCTTAAAGGCATCGATCTTAAAGTATTCCGCAATGAATATGTGGCATTGATGGGCCCATCCGGATCCGGCAAGTCCACTTTAATGAACATTCTCGGATGTTTGGATACCCCCACTTCAGGCGAATATTTCTTGAATGGAAAAAATGTCAGCCGACTTGACGATGATCAATTGGCCGCTATTCGAAATAAAGAAATTGGTTTTATTTTCCAAACGTTTAATTTGATGCCAAGATTAACGGCTCTTGAAAATGTGGCCCTCCCTTTGATTTATGCCGGTATTTCCAAAGAAGAACGTACACGTCGTGCACAAGAAATGCTGGAATTGGTAGGACTGGCCGATCGAATGAACCACAAACCCAACGAGCTCTCCGGAGGTCAACGTCAAAGAGTAGCTATCGCCAGAGCACTGGTCAACAATCCTTCTATATTGTTAGCCGACGAACCCACCGGAAATCTAGACAGCAAAACCTCTTATGAAATTATGGAGCTTTTTGACGACATACACCTTCAAGGCAATACCATTATTTTGGTCACTCATGAAGAAGATATTGCCGAACATGCCAAAAGAATTATAAAATTAAAAGATGGTGTTATTTTAGAAGACACAGTCAAAATTAAAAATTAA
- the serS gene encoding serine--tRNA ligase: MLVLQQIRNNPEIAINGLNKRNLNGKSLIENLLSLDEEKRHIQHELETSQAEINHLAKEIGRLMKEGQTEQAEILKTQSNVIKEKLHQIKINLENKEEQLKQLLYQIPNIPHESVPPGKDSGDNLIVYQEGELRTRPSRPHWELAKEYGWIDFEAGAKITGAGFPVYKGKGAKLQRALIQFFLDEAIKAGFEEVIPPHLVNEDSGFGTGQLPDKEGQMYHVTLDNLYLIPTAEVPITNLYRDTILRPDQFPVKNVGYTPCFRREAGSYGKDVRGLNRLHQFDKVEIVIIEHPEKSYDTLEYMVEYVKGLLRKLELPFRVALLCGGDLGFASAKTYDMEVHSPAQDKWLEVSSISNFETFQSNRMKLRFKDLDGKNKLAHTLNGSALALPRIVAGLIENHQTPDGVLIPEALRPYTGFDILN; encoded by the coding sequence ATGCTTGTATTGCAACAAATTAGAAACAATCCCGAAATTGCCATCAATGGATTAAACAAAAGAAATCTCAACGGAAAAAGTTTGATAGAAAATTTGCTTTCGCTCGATGAAGAAAAACGTCACATTCAACACGAACTTGAAACGTCACAGGCAGAAATAAACCATTTGGCCAAAGAAATAGGTCGTTTGATGAAAGAGGGGCAAACCGAACAAGCAGAAATACTTAAAACCCAATCCAACGTCATCAAAGAAAAACTGCATCAAATTAAAATCAACTTAGAGAATAAGGAAGAACAGCTCAAGCAATTGCTGTATCAAATACCAAATATCCCTCACGAATCTGTGCCTCCCGGCAAAGATTCCGGAGACAACCTGATTGTATATCAAGAAGGCGAATTAAGAACACGGCCGTCTCGCCCTCATTGGGAATTGGCAAAAGAATACGGTTGGATAGATTTTGAAGCGGGTGCAAAAATCACCGGTGCCGGTTTTCCTGTATACAAAGGAAAAGGGGCAAAACTACAAAGGGCTTTAATACAATTTTTCCTTGACGAAGCCATCAAAGCAGGTTTTGAAGAAGTCATCCCACCGCATTTGGTTAACGAAGATTCGGGCTTTGGCACAGGACAGTTGCCCGATAAAGAAGGGCAAATGTATCATGTGACATTAGACAATTTATATTTAATTCCCACGGCAGAAGTTCCTATCACCAATCTTTACAGAGACACCATTTTACGTCCTGATCAATTCCCGGTGAAAAATGTCGGATACACTCCTTGTTTCAGACGTGAAGCCGGTTCTTACGGAAAGGATGTCAGGGGGCTCAATCGCTTACATCAATTTGACAAGGTAGAAATAGTCATCATAGAACATCCCGAAAAATCTTACGATACTCTTGAGTATATGGTTGAATATGTAAAAGGTTTATTGAGAAAATTGGAACTTCCATTCCGTGTTGCATTATTGTGCGGAGGTGACCTTGGTTTTGCTTCGGCAAAAACTTATGATATGGAGGTACATTCACCTGCCCAGGACAAATGGTTGGAGGTAAGTTCCATTTCTAACTTCGAAACGTTTCAATCAAACAGAATGAAACTGCGTTTTAAAGACCTTGATGGTAAAAATAAACTTGCTCACACTCTCAATGGTAGTGCTCTGGCATTGCCAAGAATTGTTGCAGGTCTTATAGAAAACCATCAAACTCCTGACGGAGTTTTGATTCCCGAAGCATTACGTCCATATACAGGTTTTGACATTTTAAATTAA
- a CDS encoding O-methyltransferase → MLILTPLFLFFMDLLFRSCQFMKFFIQSRRLHGIHSPFVYQWMEKLQQPYQYYGLEQALNVIEHRSLSNNTIQKNDLGTGRNKGPYTISVKNMASRTRRRKIIYRIIFELTQMIKPSIILELGTGLGFSTLVMAQASPYSKIISVDGCKNTLKEAGITLQKAPQPKNIQLITASFDDFLQTFSLPVDLAFIDGNHTFEATTRYAEKITPLISINGALVLDDIHWSKPMYLAWQHIRQKQEYTLTLDFFDIGILFKNPSFSKEEFKLLV, encoded by the coding sequence ATGTTAATTTTAACGCCATTATTTTTGTTTTTCATGGACCTTTTATTTAGAAGTTGCCAATTTATGAAATTTTTCATACAAAGCCGACGTTTACACGGAATCCACTCCCCATTTGTATATCAATGGATGGAAAAATTACAACAACCTTATCAATACTACGGCCTCGAACAAGCATTGAATGTTATTGAGCACCGTTCTTTATCAAACAATACTATACAAAAAAACGACCTTGGCACCGGGCGCAACAAAGGACCATATACGATCAGTGTCAAAAATATGGCCAGTAGAACCCGCAGACGAAAAATTATTTATCGGATTATTTTTGAACTGACCCAAATGATCAAACCGTCTATAATACTTGAGCTTGGTACGGGCCTTGGTTTTTCTACTCTGGTGATGGCCCAGGCCTCTCCTTACAGCAAAATTATCTCTGTGGATGGTTGTAAAAACACATTGAAAGAAGCCGGAATCACATTGCAGAAGGCACCTCAACCAAAAAACATCCAACTTATCACTGCTTCTTTTGACGACTTTTTACAAACGTTTTCCCTTCCTGTAGATTTGGCTTTTATCGACGGTAATCATACTTTCGAAGCCACCACTCGTTATGCAGAAAAAATCACCCCTTTGATCTCAATAAATGGGGCTTTAGTTTTGGATGATATTCATTGGAGCAAACCCATGTACCTTGCATGGCAACATATCCGGCAAAAACAGGAATATACATTGACATTGGATTTTTTTGATATCGGCATTTTATTTAAAAACCCATCTTTCTCAAAAGAAGAATTTAAACTTTTGGTATGA
- a CDS encoding hydroxyglutarate oxidase, whose translation MKYDIGIIGGGIVGVATAYKFSQKYPHLKIILIEKEKCLADHQTGRNSGVLHSGLYYTPGSLKAKNCVEGRHELVAFAQKYGVKHDVCGKVVVAVEERELPYLEKIYQNGIANGVEGVEKITKEQIKEIEPFAEGIAGIYVACTGIIDYRGATEKMGELMLAANHDNKIILGEKAIGFDHISEDEILIKTDKNTYAVKNMIVCGGLFADRLAKIDGLKIKEKIVGFRGDYYELEEHAKHKVKNLIYPVPDPKFPFLGVHFTRMVNGDIECGPNAVFTFKREGYNKTDFSLKDTIDALSYIGTWKLFLNNISYGINEYRRAFSKRLFLKTLQRIIPSLKMEDIKPGRSGVRALLLKEDGDTKDDFRIVAEGNRIHVLNAPSPAATASLAIGRQIMEMAEKQFKF comes from the coding sequence ATGAAATACGATATCGGAATCATCGGAGGAGGAATTGTAGGTGTAGCCACCGCATACAAATTCAGTCAAAAATATCCTCATTTGAAAATCATCCTGATCGAGAAAGAAAAATGCCTTGCCGACCATCAAACGGGCCGTAATTCGGGAGTGTTACATTCAGGTCTTTACTACACACCCGGAAGTTTAAAAGCCAAGAACTGTGTTGAAGGACGTCACGAGCTAGTAGCATTTGCACAAAAATATGGAGTGAAGCATGATGTATGCGGCAAAGTAGTAGTGGCCGTCGAAGAACGCGAATTGCCTTATTTGGAAAAAATCTACCAAAATGGCATTGCAAACGGTGTGGAAGGTGTAGAAAAAATTACCAAAGAACAAATAAAAGAAATCGAACCTTTTGCCGAAGGGATTGCCGGCATTTATGTAGCTTGCACAGGTATAATTGATTACAGAGGGGCTACCGAAAAAATGGGTGAGTTAATGCTTGCGGCTAATCATGACAATAAAATTATTTTAGGAGAAAAAGCCATTGGATTTGACCATATCTCCGAGGATGAAATTTTGATAAAAACAGACAAAAATACCTACGCAGTTAAAAACATGATTGTGTGTGGAGGACTTTTTGCCGATCGTTTGGCCAAAATCGATGGCTTGAAAATAAAAGAAAAAATCGTTGGTTTCCGTGGTGATTATTATGAATTGGAAGAACATGCCAAACACAAAGTGAAAAACCTCATCTATCCTGTCCCCGATCCAAAATTTCCGTTTCTCGGAGTGCATTTTACCAGAATGGTTAATGGCGATATTGAATGTGGACCAAATGCCGTATTTACATTTAAACGTGAAGGTTACAACAAAACAGATTTTTCTTTAAAAGATACCATTGATGCTTTAAGTTATATTGGCACATGGAAACTTTTTCTCAACAATATATCATATGGCATCAACGAATACCGTCGTGCTTTCTCTAAACGACTATTTTTGAAAACCTTACAAAGAATCATTCCTTCATTAAAAATGGAGGATATAAAACCCGGGCGATCCGGTGTCAGAGCGCTACTTCTCAAGGAAGACGGAGATACAAAGGACGATTTTCGCATTGTTGCTGAAGGAAACAGAATACATGTATTAAACGCCCCCTCTCCTGCAGCCACTGCTTCATTGGCAATTGGCAGGCAAATAATGGAAATGGCCGAAAAGCAATTTAAATTTTAA
- the iaaA gene encoding isoaspartyl peptidase/L-asparaginase, with amino-acid sequence MEKHADERLPYGIVIHGGAGVILKENMLPGKELMIKKSLQEVIDTCYEMLSNGYSALDVVTKAVVMLEDNPLFNAGKGSVLNNDGKVEMDASIMDGSNKMAGSVAGVRYVKNPVLLAKEVMLHSNHVMLIGRGAEKFAKERGMKMMPEKYFHTPEREKHWKDAHTRGEIRLDHSNPQKFGTVGAVALDKQGNLAAATSTGGMTNKKYGRVGDSPVIGAGTYAENGVCAISCTGHGEFFIRNVVAYDIAALIKYKNMTLEQAAKEVILHKLVDQKGEGGVIGIDSEGNLVAVFNTPGMYRAAKNSRQSWVKIYKD; translated from the coding sequence ATGGAAAAACATGCGGATGAAAGATTGCCTTATGGAATTGTGATTCACGGTGGTGCAGGCGTTATTTTAAAAGAAAATATGTTGCCCGGTAAGGAATTGATGATTAAAAAATCATTACAAGAGGTGATAGATACATGTTATGAAATGTTGTCAAACGGTTATTCTGCCTTGGATGTGGTCACCAAAGCCGTCGTGATGTTGGAAGACAATCCTTTGTTTAATGCAGGCAAAGGCAGTGTATTAAACAACGATGGGAAAGTGGAAATGGATGCTTCAATAATGGATGGAAGCAACAAAATGGCCGGCAGCGTGGCCGGTGTCAGATATGTGAAAAATCCGGTATTACTGGCAAAAGAAGTAATGTTGCATAGCAATCATGTGATGTTGATTGGAAGAGGAGCAGAAAAGTTTGCAAAAGAGCGGGGAATGAAAATGATGCCCGAAAAATATTTTCACACACCTGAACGTGAAAAACACTGGAAGGATGCACATACAAGAGGAGAGATACGCTTGGATCATTCCAATCCTCAGAAATTTGGCACTGTGGGGGCTGTTGCATTAGATAAACAAGGTAATTTGGCAGCAGCTACCTCGACCGGAGGTATGACCAATAAAAAATACGGAAGGGTCGGCGATTCTCCGGTCATTGGAGCGGGGACATATGCCGAAAATGGAGTTTGTGCCATCTCTTGCACCGGTCATGGAGAGTTTTTTATCAGAAATGTTGTGGCCTACGACATTGCAGCTTTGATTAAATATAAAAACATGACTCTCGAACAAGCAGCCAAAGAGGTTATTTTGCACAAATTGGTAGATCAAAAAGGTGAGGGAGGTGTCATTGGTATTGATTCGGAAGGAAATTTGGTGGCTGTGTTTAATACGCCGGGAATGTACAGAGCTGCAAAAAACAGCCGGCAAAGCTGGGTGAAAATTTATAAAGATTAG
- a CDS encoding phosphate starvation protein PhoH encodes MAKKPKIFVLDTSVILHDHGSLMNFEENYVAIPITVLEELDNFKRGNDIKNYEAREFIRMLDKLSAGHTLQNWISLGEGKGKFKVVIPQKLDPQHDADILFQESKPDHKILNTAKTLQLKHKTQKVILVTKDINLRLKAKAMQIDAEDYKTGKIKDLKKVYTGTEVIDNLPSDIIKKLFTEGYIEDLSFMPAPPIANNYYILKNGNSSSLAFYNPETNRIERVDKTYVYGIKPKNAEQTFAVHALMQPHIKLVTLQGVAGTGKTLLALACALEQRNQFDQIILARPIVPLSNKDIGYLPGDVKDKIGPYMEPLWDNLKFIKSQFGENEKKFQAIEEMQRTEKIVITPLAYIRGRSFSNVFFVVDEAQNLTPHEVKTIITRAGENTKIVFTGDIYQIDTPYLDEHSNGLSYMIERLRGNKMVAHVTLMKGERSELANLANELL; translated from the coding sequence ATGGCAAAAAAACCAAAAATATTTGTTTTAGACACTTCAGTCATTTTGCATGACCATGGTTCATTGATGAATTTTGAAGAAAATTATGTAGCCATCCCAATTACGGTATTAGAAGAACTTGATAATTTCAAACGAGGCAATGACATAAAAAATTATGAAGCCAGGGAATTTATTCGCATGCTTGACAAATTATCTGCAGGTCATACCTTGCAGAACTGGATATCTCTTGGCGAAGGAAAAGGGAAATTTAAGGTAGTGATTCCTCAGAAACTTGATCCGCAGCACGATGCCGACATTTTATTTCAAGAATCAAAACCGGATCATAAAATCTTGAATACTGCCAAAACCTTGCAACTAAAGCATAAAACCCAAAAAGTAATTCTTGTCACCAAAGATATCAATTTGCGGCTTAAAGCCAAAGCCATGCAAATTGATGCAGAAGATTACAAAACCGGTAAAATTAAAGATCTTAAAAAGGTTTACACCGGAACAGAAGTCATTGACAATCTGCCTTCAGATATTATAAAAAAACTCTTTACAGAGGGCTATATCGAAGACCTTTCTTTTATGCCGGCCCCTCCAATTGCCAACAATTATTATATCCTGAAAAACGGAAATTCGTCCTCTTTGGCATTTTACAATCCCGAAACCAACCGCATCGAACGAGTGGATAAAACATATGTGTATGGGATTAAACCAAAAAATGCCGAACAAACCTTTGCGGTACATGCATTAATGCAACCGCACATCAAACTTGTCACCTTGCAGGGTGTTGCAGGAACAGGCAAAACATTACTTGCATTGGCTTGTGCTTTAGAACAAAGGAATCAATTTGATCAAATTATTCTTGCCAGACCCATTGTGCCTTTAAGCAATAAGGATATAGGATATTTACCCGGAGATGTCAAAGATAAAATAGGCCCCTACATGGAACCTTTATGGGATAATCTCAAATTTATCAAAAGTCAGTTTGGCGAAAATGAAAAAAAATTTCAAGCTATCGAGGAGATGCAACGAACAGAAAAAATTGTCATCACTCCCTTGGCCTATATTCGTGGCAGAAGTTTCTCGAATGTGTTTTTTGTGGTAGATGAAGCACAAAACCTTACGCCTCATGAAGTGAAAACTATTATTACAAGAGCCGGCGAAAATACCAAAATTGTTTTTACAGGAGACATTTACCAAATTGACACTCCTTATTTGGATGAACATAGCAATGGGCTATCATACATGATAGAGCGCTTAAGAGGGAACAAAATGGTGGCACATGTCACCTTAATGAAAGGAGAAAGAAGCGAATTGGCCAATCTTGCAAATGAATTATTATAG